The Limisphaera ngatamarikiensis nucleotide sequence TTGTTGGCGCAGCCATTGCCCCAGCTGGGTCTGGTCGGCGAACTTTTTGACGCGGGCCAACTGGCGCACCAGTGGCTTGTGGTTGAGCCGTTCGGCGTCGGCCAGGCTGGCCCCGCCCGAGCAGAAGCAGTAGATCAGTTGGGCCACGATCAGCTCGGGGCTGTAGCCGTGGGAGGTGCGGGTGCGCGGGTCCAGTCCGGGCAGGGCGCGGATTTTTTGCCAGAGGTCAAACTGCTGGGCCAGCGCTTCCAAGGCGGGCAATCCGCCCAGGGTGGACTGCTTGCGGGCGGCGACAAACTCGAAGCGGATCCTGGGTGAGCGTTTGGCGACAGTCGGCATGCTTCATTGAGGCACGGCGCGCGAGGATATTCAACGCCGAACCCAAAAAAATCTTCACCCGCCGNNNNNNNNNNNNNNNNNNNNNNNNNNNNNNNNNNNNNNNNNNNNNNNNNNNNNNNNNNNNNNNNNNNNNNNNNNNNNNNNNNNNNNNNNNNNNNNNNNAGGTGGCCGGCCTTGGTGCCGGGGGTGGTTTGGTTGGGGGGAGCGATCCTGGATCGGACAAACCGGTTGGGGTGGAACGTGTATCGTGGGTTGTCAGGAATGTTACGGGTTTGGGTTGGGTGGATGATGGTGTCGGCGGTGCAGAGGCTGGGGTTGTATGTGGGGTTGTTTGGGTTGACGGAGAGCCGGGTGTACGCCGGGGCGTTTTTGGGGTGGGTGGCGGCTGCGATGGTCTGGTTCGGGGTGACAGTTTGGCGGGGTCGACCGGAGCGGTTCCTGATCGGGGTTTGGCTTGCCGGGCTGGTGTGGGTGCTGGTGGTGGGGGCATGCAACCCACAGGGTTGGGTGGCGCGGGTGAACCTGGCGCGGGCGGCGCGGGAGGGCCGGCTGGATGTGCGATATCTGGCGGGTTTGGGGGCGGACGCGGTACCGGTGATCGTGGAGGCGTGGGATGGGTTGAGTCGGGGACAACGGATGGTATTGGAGGAGCAGCTGCTGGGGCGGTGGCGACGCGCGGCCGGGGATTGGCGTTCGTGGAATTACGCCCGCTGGCGTGCCAGCCGGGCTGTGAGAGCTTTGCCCAACGAGGCTGCCGGAGTCGGGCCGGAGGAATGAGGTCAATGCCCGGTGGCGTCAGGGATGCGCACAGGGGACGGGGCCATCGGGTTTTGTTGGCGGGAAGACCGGGCGACGGTGCGGTTCTGCAGGGTGGCATGGGGCGTGGTGGGGCTTCCCGGGCTTCTGGAACGGGGTTGGATGTCTGCTAGCCTCGAACCTGAGGCGGCGCCCAGATTGGACCCCGGATTTCGTCGGCCTTGCGGGGATCCGCAGCTGACGAAGTTTTTGAGCCGGGATGGACCTGGGAGCTTTGCCAAGACGGATCGGGGACCGGGGTCGTGAGCTGTGGCAGCGATGGCCGCGGCGGACCCGCGCTGTGGTGCACGCACCCATCACGGGGTTGCTGATCGTGTTTGAGATGACCCACGAGTTTGCTCTGGTACCGGCGTTGATGGTGGGGGCACTGGTGAGTCAGGCGATCAGTCGGCGGATGTCGCGGCACAACTTTTATGACGCGCTGTTGGTGCAGGACGGGCATCGGCTGGAACACCTGGTACCGCCGTGGGATCTGCGGGAGTGGCAGGAACGGCCGGTCACCACGCTGATGACCCCGCGGCCGGTGGTGGCGACCTCGCTGGAGGCGGAGGCTTTGAGGAAGTTGCTGCGATCCCATCCGTACGAGCGGTTTCCGGTGATGCTGGAAGGGCGGCTGTCCGGCGTGTTGACGCGGCAGGAGGCTGAGACGGCATGGAAGGAACGGAGGCCGCCCCGGTTGCAAAAGGCCTTGGTGTGTGGCCCGGCCACGAGCATTCGGGAGGCGCAACGGCTGTTGCTGGATTCGCCGTTGGGGATGTTGGTGGTGTGCGACGGATCGGGCCGGGTTCCGGTGGGGATCCTGACGCTGCATGATTTGTTGCGGGCGCAGATAGCGTGGGCGGAAGGCACGGCGTTGCCGGAGGGCTTGGGAGGGTTTTAGGCCAGGTTGGGCCGTCGGCGTTCCGGGAGGCGACCCGGGGCCCAAGGCCGGTCCACGCTGTCTGGCCGTGCGGAAGCATGATCGCGGTCTGATGCCGCTGATGCAGGCGGCACACAGACCGAGGTTCGAAGTGACCCCGGCTGATGGTGCTTTCGGCGGTCACACCCGCGCGGTAATGGAGCGGATTGCCACCCGGAGTTTGTGGTTCTGGAGCGGCGGATTGCAGGGCGCGGGGGCGTGAAGGTTTCGACTTTTTCAGTCGCCGGGATGGCAACGTGACCCGTTGAGTGCCGGTGTGTCGGTGACGGGGATTGGGGGTCAGGCCTGCTGGCGGGGAACCGAATGCGCGGATGCGGGAGGATGTTCGTGAAGGAACCGTTCAATTTCCGCGCGTGTGGGGGCGGAACGTTGGGCACCGAACCGCGTGACGGAGATGGCCGCGGCGGCCTGGGCAAAGTGGACCGCTTCCAGCAGGGGCCGTCCCTCCGTCCACGCGACCGCCAGCGCACCGCAGAAGACGTCGCCGGCGGCAGTGGTATCCACGGCATGGACGCGGTGGGCGGGTAGGTGCTTGTGCAGGCGGGGCGCGTCCAGAACAACCCCCTGGTCGCCCAGGGTGACGATGACGTGGGCGACGCCCTTGTGCCGGAGTCGAGCGGCGGCACGAATGGCGGTGTCGGGATCGGTAACCTCGATCCCGGTCAGTGCGCCGGCTTCTTTTGCGTTGGGGACGAGGAAGGTGATATGGCGGAACCAATCGGTGGGGATGGGCCGGGCGGGCGCGGGATTGAGAAGGACCGGCACGCGGTGGTGGGCGGCGAGTTCGAGGGCACTCTGAACGGCCGGCATGGGGATTTCGAGCTGGATGACCACGAGACGCGCCGAACGGAACGCAGCAGCGGCGTGATGGACGTCCGCCGGGGTGAGATGTGCGTTGGCGCCGGGGGCCACGGCAATGGAGTTTTGGCCGTCGGGTGCCACAAGAATCAGGGCCACGCCGGAGGGGTGTTGCCGGTCCGTCACCACGTAGTCCACATGGATGCCCTCCTTGCGGAGACCTTCGAGGGAAAGTCGGCCGAAGGCGTCATCGCCCACGCGCGCGACGAATGTGACTGCCGCTCCGGCGCGGGCGGCGGCCACGGCCTGGTTGGCACCCTTGCCCCCGGCAACCGAGGCGAAATCCCCGCCCAGGACCGTTTCTCCGGGCGCCGGCAGCCGGGGCACCTTGACCACCAGGTCGGTGTTGGAGCTCCCAATGACCAGGATGTGTGGCTTCGTGGGCATAATCCCGGAACAGTTGCGTTCAGGGGCGGGGCAGGTTTGGGCATGGACGGTTGTCGCATCACAAACAGTTGCCCGGCCTTCCTGACGGTTCACCCACAATACCCGGGATCCGATCGGATTGCCAGCCGGAGCGTGATTTGTCGAAGGGGCAGACCTCCCGGGCTCATCACGGCAGGGCCGGCTGCAGCATGGCTCTGTCCTTTCCAGTTCGTCCGGATTTGGCCCGTGCCCATCGCATTGGCAGGGTGCCGGATCACCATTCCAGCCGCAGTCGGTAGAACCTTTGGTTTTCAGCGGCCGGGACGGTGAGGGCTGGCTCGGAGGGCCACTGCCATGGTCTCCAGCGTTGTACTTCGGTCCACTCGGTCAGGTTGGTCGAAGTTTCGAGGATGCCCGTGACATCGGGCACGGTATGGGACCATGCCAGTTGCCACGTGCCCGTTTTTATGCTTCGGATGAGGTGCAGTTGCGGGGGGAGGACCACTGCCACGCGCACGGGCGCGCTGGTGACTGCACCGCCGATGTTGCTGGCTACGAGGCTGTACCAACCGGTATCGCCCGGCTGGAGGGCGTCCCAGCGAAGCAGTCCCTGAGTGGCTCCGGGCAGTGGCTCGCCGTCCTTGAGCCAGAAATACCGGACCGGCCAGGCACTGACAGCGCCAAGGCTGAGCCACGCGCTTCGGCCGGCGGGGTGGATCAAACGGGCGACCGCGCCTGTCAGCACGGGTGGCGTGGCAACCTCACCCGTGAGCCTGAGTTGAAAATAAAATCGGGCTGACTGGGTCTGCACAAGGCGGGCCACGCCGTGCTGCCGCAATTGGCTGCGTTCCTCCGCGCTCAACACCCGGTTGTAAAAGAAGACCTCGTCTGCAGCAAAACCGCCCAGGGGACCGGTTCGACGCAGCAGCCGGACGGGTTCCCTGCCGGGTGCGGGTGGTTGAACGGGCACCGAGGTGACGGGCCCGCCGTCCACCTGGATGGAGGCGTTGGTGCCGTCAAACCACGCCACCACGAACCGCCACTGACCGGAGACGGTGCCCGAGGTGGGGTCCTGCACTTCGGTGGTGCCCAGGCGGAATCGGTAGCGGTTGAGTCGCGTGCCGGTGTAGTACAGGGCCCATTCATCCGGCTTTTCAATGGCAATACTGGCGGGGTCATCGCCGGTCTGTTGTCCAAAGGCAAACCACCCACCGACCGTGAAGGGTCCTTGGATCTGAAACGCTGGGCTGTCAGCGGTTTCCAACCAGCCCTGAGCACCGGCATTGGTGACCGCCCAACCTGCGATCCCGGGCACGAGTGCAGGACCCGCGCCCCGAAGGGTCAGGGGATGCCCCTGCAGCTCATCCTGTCCCCAGCCGTCCGGATCATCAAAACTCCACCAAGCCACCGGGGGATCATCAGCGACAAAACGGTGGAAAGTGACAGCGAGGGTGTTCCAGCCGGGCACAAGGGCCTCGGCGGGAATCGGGACGCTGACGGGGTCGGCGTCGGGCGGCGCCGGAGCCGTGGCGGGGCCCCAGGGCGGCTCGGTGCCTTCGGGCACGCCTGATGTATGGACCCTGTGGCCGTTGAGGTAAACGGCCACGCCATCGGCAGCCACGACCTGCAGAGTGGGGGTCGAACCAGGACGCCAGTGAGCGTAAAAACCGGTCCGAAGGGCCATGGTGGGAGGAAGCCTGGCGTGGCGGGGATCAAGTACGGTGACAAGGTTCGAGCGGCCAAACCCCAGTGGAGCCTGGAACACGGTCCAGTCGGAGTCGTCAAACCCGGCAGAGAGCCAGTCGTCTGGCGGAGGCGAGGGATCGAGCCAGACGGACCAGGGTTGGACGTTGGATACCAGGGTCCGTGTGGACCAGAAACCGGCAACGATCACGGTGGCGACCTCGCTGGTGACACTGCCCTGAGCATTCCACACGACCACGGAGTAGTTTCCGCTGTCGGCGGTCGTTACACGTCCCAGGTCAAGTGCGGCATTTGTGGCGGTGGGCTGCGACAGAGGCTCTCCGTCCCGGTACCATTGGTAACCGAGGACTTCCTCGGGAACAGCGGCGACGGTCAGGACCACGGACGCACCTTCCGGAACCACCCGACCCCGCGGTTGCTGCACGATGATGGGGGCCCTGGACCATGTGCCCCACACGCGGGCGAGTCGGCTGGTGAGGGCGCCCCGGCTGTTGGCGGCAACCAGGTAATAGACGCCCTCCGCCTCCGGCCCGAAGGATTCCACCACCAGGTGCCGGTTGGTGGCCCCGGGTATGGGCTGGTGGTTCAAGAACCACTGATAGACGGGCGGCGGCCAACCGAGGGCTTCGCCCGACAGGACGCAGCGCTCGCCCGGACCCGCGGCCCGGTCAACGGGCTCGGTCACCCACCAGAGACGGCCGTCCTCCGCGGCCTCAATGGCTTCGGCCAGGGCTCTGCGCGCGTTCAGCATGGCGGGCACGTCCATTTGAACGCGTGAGACGTGGGGAACCATGGCCAGGGCATTGGAGAGAGCCCATCGGAGCTGGTTCACGATGGGGGACTCCGGTCCGTGTTCGTGCGTGGCGCGTTCCAGCCATTGATCGGCCAACCAGAAATACTCAAGGTCTTCCAGACCATCCCGGACCTGCTCGAGGCGGAGCGTGGGCAGCGGCGCCGCGATCACCGGCTGGGACGGCGGTACGCGTGTGGGTGGATACACAAGGACACCATCCCCGTTCGCCGGTGACCAATCCCAGGTCCGGGTGACTTCCCACGGATTACGCCCCATCCACATGTTGATGGCGTAATAGAGATCGCCAGTGACGCCGTGGACTTTCTGCGCCCAAAACCGAATCCGATGAGCCACGGCCGGGTGATCAATAAAATAATTGGGATAGGGTGCCGTAGGTGCCACAGCCACGTACCACCAGAGTTCCTCGCCCAGGGCAGGCCGGTTGGTAAAGCGCGGCGTCACAGCAAGGTGGGCCATGGGAGTCCAGATATCGACCCGCCCGTTGAGCGAGGTGTCATAGGGTTCGGCAGGGGGGGTGTTGAAGGTGAGAAGTCGCTGGAGATCCGGGGCGGCGGCCCGCAGGGCATCCATGCCGGTGATGATTTCGTTGAAACGGGGGCCCTGGGGTTCATCAGCCCAGTAACAATAGGCGCGGTCCATCCAGCCCCGGAGTCGCAGGTGGTGCCCGATGCGGTCCATGAGTTCGGAAAACCGCACAAACCAGTTGGTGCTGTAGGCATAGTACCCGCCCAGGGGGTTGGGGAAGGGCGGGGACTTGTGACCAAACAGGTTGAAGGCGTTGAAGCCAAATTCATCGAGGTAGCGGCTCATGACCGCGTCGAAGGGGCCAAAATCCACGTTCAGGGTCCCGTTCGTATAACTCCACGTGATCGGCGCGTACAGATGCGGTGAATAGGGGGCGATGCGATACCGACGGTACATCTGCATGTACAGGTCCCAGGTTTGCTGTCGTTGTTCGGGTGTGGCCAATCGGTGCCACGTGGGATCCACGTGCACATCCGAGTAATACGCGGTCCGGGTGTGAGTGGCCTCGGGCAGGGTGAAGTCGAAGACGCGAAGTTGGAGCGGTACCTGGACGGGCGGATCCCCTTCAAACTCGAGTTCCAATGCGCCGGTGTAGAGGCCTGCCGGCGTGTCTGGTGGGATGAAAAGGGTTATGAAAACGGGCTGATGGCGGTCGGCGGGCAGGGCCAGGTTCGGGGAGAAAGGTACCAGTACGTCGGGCCAGTCACCGGCTGCGCCCCAGCTGTCACTGGGAGCAAGGACCGGCACGTACTCGACCACGTGAATCGTGCAGGGGAAGTCCCGGATGAGATCGGACCCGTCCGGGGCGTTTCCGGTCCAGGGACCGACCCGTAGAGCCTGCAGGGTGAGGTCAGAGCGGGGACAAATCACCAACTGGAAGGATTCGTACTCGTTGCGGGCGGCCTCCAATGCCACGGCGGCGGTTGGGGCGGTGGGCAGAGCGCGGTCCCGGGCCACCTTGCGGGCTGCCTCGCACCACCACAACCCCAAATCTTCCGGGGCGGGGAGACGGTAGCCGAAGTCCTGGTGCCGGATTTCGGGTACCGCACTGTCGGCACGAACCCAGGAGCAGACCCAGGCCAAGAACAGCAGGAGAAATCGTGGAAGCTGGTGCATGGTTCGCTCGGCCAATTTACCCCTGCAAATTCGTGCACAGGTTGAGGGAGCGTCGTTTTGGACGTCAATCCCGGAGGTGCGGCGACATGGCGGAGGGCCGCATCCCAGTGGGTGATTGCAGGTTTGGGTTTGTCCCGAACTTGATGACCGGCCGGTTGAAGTGCGTTGGAACACACCCTCGCAGCGGTCTCCTGGCCAGATCCGGGTAAAGTACAAGTGCGGCTTTTAGGATGTTTCCGCGCTGCCCGGCCGGCCGGTCCGTGGTGTTATGAGGTCGGTGGGTGAACATTGGAGTCATCCCGACCACGGAGGTACGACCTGGGTCGAGCCCGTCCGCGGCTCGTAGGATCATGGGCCTCCGCATGGGGCTACCCGGGAGGCGGCCGGGACCGCGGCTTGTGAAGACCCGTCGGAGACCGCGTTGTCTCCCCTCGAAAAGCCCGGGGCTGTGCAGGACGGACCTGGTTAACAGGCCGAAAAATAGCTGAGACATTTGAGCTGAAGGGTGTGGGAGGCGTTTGAGGACTCTGCGCGGCAAGGCGCAAGCTCAAGCTGACTTTGTCACCATCCCAGACCTCAACGCCACAGCCCATCGCATCATCCGCTGCGCACGGTCAACCGCCAGGTCGACGCGAACCTCGAAAACTCTCCCCTCTTCGAGGGGCTTTGTGACCCGGGGGCGCCCGGGCATCCCGCCCGACGAGACCGGCGGTGTCGTCGCGGCCCGCAACCGGCGGGCACAGAAGACTGTGCCCCTCCCCGGCTATCGCCAGATGGAAGGCACCCTGAAGCATCCGCCAGGACGGGCGGGACGGCGTCTTCACGGTTCCCGGGAATACGCATCCACCGCCGGTGGTGATGCCAGCGTGGTTGGGTGCACGACCCCCCGTGTTGCAGCGCCAAAGGGCCGCGGGAGTCCCTCCTGGCCAGATGACCGCCTTGGCGTTGCATCGTTCGCTTCCGGCCTTGTCCGTGCTGAATCTCTGCGTCCTCTGTGTATCTGCGGTTCCTTTCCTCTGTACCTCTGTGGTCAGGGTGTAGAGGTTCGGTTGTCGGGGGCAACTGCTGAGCCGGTTACGGGCTCACTCAAGGGATCCGGAAGCGGGTGGAGAAGATCGTGGGCGGGATCAAGACGGTGGGGGCTTGCGGCGGAGTCGGTGGGGGATGCGAACGGACGCTGGAGTGGGGGCGGCTTTGTGGTGGGTGCCTCCAATCTGCTGCGGATGGCGCGGTTGCTGAGCCCGGGCGGGGTGGGATGAGGTGCCCGTGGCGGGCTGCCGGCTGGCCAAGCGGGTGCAGTCACGCCGGTGGCGCTGGCGAAAGAGCCGGTACGAGTGGCGGGGGGGGGNNNNNNNNNNNNNNNNNNNNNNNNNNNNNNNNNNNNNNNNNNNNNNNNNNNNNNNNNNNNNNNNNNNNNNNNNNNNNNNNNNNNNNNNNNNNNNNNNNNNNNNNNCAAAAGCCGTATTTGTCCGCAGCCTTCGAAGAGGGCCGTGCGCGTGCGCGTTCGGGTTGAAGCCTTCCCGTTCCCGTCTCGCTGCAAAACCTACTTCCGGACGTGGCGTCTCTTGCGGCTTTTTGGTGTGCCTGGTTGTGTTGTGGAAGGTGCGTCGGGCGGGGCGGCGGGTTTCGGAAGGCGTTTCGATCGCATTGGCCGGGTCATGAGATCGGTGAGTGTCGTTGCGAGGGGGCATTGAGCATGCGCAGCCACCGGCGATCGCGACGGCGGTTTCCAAACGGATGGATTCCTGGCGGCGGGCGATGGGTTGCCGCGGGGGGCGCTCCGGGCTAGCGTGTTCCGGCTCATGTGCGATGCCTGCTCATCCCGGATGTGGTGGCTGCGGTTTTTGTGGGTTGGATGGTTTTTTGCGCTGGTGCCCGGCCGGGTTGGCGCGGTTCCGGATGTTGCTGCCGGTGCCGATTCCCGGCTTGCAGCGGCCCCGGCCGAAGATTGCACGTCCGTGCTTGAGCCGATTCGTGCGGAGTTGGGTTTGCCGTCGTTGGCTGCGGCGGTGGTGTATCAGGGCCGTCTTGTTGCTGTGGGCGCGACCGGTGTACGTCGTGCCGGCGGTCAGTCGCACGTAACGCCGGAGGACAAATATCATTTGGGCTCGCTTACCAAATCCATGACCGCGACCCTGGCCGGCCGACTGGTGGCGCAGGGCAAAATTCGTTGGGACACCACGCTGGCGGAGGTGTTCCCGGACCGCGCGGACCGTCTGGATCCCGGCTACCGCAACGTGACACTGGAACAACTGCTGGCGCATCGGGCCGGGGTGCCGGCTGCGTTGGATGAGGGTGGATTGTGGTCGCGTTTGTGGAATCGCTCAGAACCGCCGCGGCTTCAAAGGCTGTATTTGCTGGACCAGGTGACGCGCCGGCCGCCCGTGGCCCCGCCGGGAACCCGATTTCTGTATTCGAACGCCGGGTACGCCATCGCCGGAGCCATGCTGGAACAGGTCGCCGACAGGCCCTGGGAGGACCTCATGCGGAAGGAGATCTTTGAGCCTTTGGGCATGCGGTCGGCGGGGTTTGGACCGCCGGCCCGCCCGGGCGAGGAGGACCAGCCCTGGGGGCATGTGCCCGATGGGAAAAGATATCGTCCGATCCCACCCGGCCCCGGTGCGGACAACCCACCCGCCATCGCGCCGGCGGGAGCGGTCCATGGTTCCCTGCCCGATCTGGCGCGGTATGTTCAGTGTCATCTGCGGGGTGCCCGGGGTGAGGCCTGCCTGGTGCCGCCCGAGGTGTTTGCCCGGCTCCACCGGCCCGCGGGGGACGAGACGCGCGCGCTGGGCTGGGTGGTGGTCTCCCGCGACTGGGCCGGCGGGAAGGCCCTCACCCACGCCGGGTCGAACACCACCTTCTTTGCTGTGATATGGATGGCCCCGGCGCGCGACTTTGCGGTCATGGTGGCGTCCAATGCGGGTGGTCCCGGAGCCGAACGGGGTTGCGACCGTGCGGCCTGGGAGCTCATCCGACGTCACCTGCTGAAAACGGAGCCGGAGAGGCCCTGAGAAGGGCCGGAGAAACCCGTGCGCCGGGCCGGGCGGCGGGCCGATGCGACTGCACCTCCGCCGGCTCGAGAAACCGGGCTGCGTGATGATTTGGACCCGACCCGGTCCCCTTGCAATTTCGGAGTGGTCAGCCGGGCCTGTCCGGGGTTGAATCAGCACGGTACATGTCAAGCACGGGCGCGTTGGGTGCCGTAAGGTTGACAGGACCTGCGGGACCGCTTTGCGCCGACAACCAGCGAATCAACACGGGCTCATGTGGCGACGATGGATCTGCACGATCGGCATGGTGGCGGGGACGTTGGCCGCCCAGGACAGGGTTATTCCGCTGTATGAGGGGCCTGCTCCGGGTTCGGAGAATTGGACGCACACGGAACGGGAAAACACGTCCAATCTCTGGAACACCCGCATTGTGTTCAATGTTTCACGTCCGACTCTCACCTGGTTTGCTCCGGAACCGTCCCGGGCCAACGGCACCGCGGTGATCATTTGTCCGGGGGGCGCGTTTTTCGCCTTGTCCATTGACAGTGAGGGGTTTGATGTGGCGCGCTGGCTGGCCGCCCGCGGTGTCTCGGCGTTCGTCCTGAAGTATCGCCTCGTGAAATGCGAGACCGACGATCCCACCCGCGAGGTCATGACGCGCGGACCGCTGGACGCCGTGGTGGCACCGGTGGTGAAGCTGGCGATGGCCGACGGTCTGGCCGCCGTCCGACACGTCCGCCAGCATGCCGCCGAGTACAAGGTCAACCCCAGGCGCGTGGGCATCATGGGATTTTCCGCCGGGGGCACCGTGGCTGCCGCCGTGGCCTACAACTATGAGTCCACCAGCCGACCTGATTTCGTTGCGCCGATTTACCTGGCGTATCAGTGGGTGCCGAGGGAACGGGGCGTGCCCGCGGACGCACCGCCGATGTTCATTTTGGCGGCCACGGACGATCCCCTTCGGCTGGCTCCGCAAAGTGTCGAACTCTACCAGGACTGGACCCTAGCCGGGCACTCGGCCGAGTTGCACCTGTACGCACGCGGTGGACACGGGTTCGGCATGCGCAAACAGAACCTGCCGACCGACCGGTGGATTGAGCGGTTTGCCGACTGGCTGGAGATGCAGGGTTGGATGAAACCGGCTGTGAATCCCTGAAACGCGGCCGGCCCGGGGACTGTAGTGTGCCGGCCGGCGGTGATCGCAAGGGTTTCGGCAGAAAATCGGCCTTTCGTTCGATTGACTCCGGCCGGTTTCGGCTCCATAAGGGTCTCATGAAGAATGGGCGAAGACTCAGCCGTCGTCAGTTCCTGAAAGCCGCCGGGCAGGGCACCTTGGGGGTGGCTGCCGGGCTGGCCCTCCCAAATATCTTTCTGAACCGCACCCGGGCCGCCACGGGGCAGAACCCCTCGGAGTTTATCCGCGTGGGATTCATCGGCACCGGCGGCCACGGCATGAGCAATCTCCGTGCGCTGATCAAGAACGCGGTGGCCGTGTGCGACGTGGACAAGAACCACCTGGAAAACGCCGTCAAGGCCGTGGAAAAGGCCACCGGCCGCACACCGGCGGCGTATTCCGACTATCGTCGG carries:
- a CDS encoding alpha/beta hydrolase gives rise to the protein MWRRWICTIGMVAGTLAAQDRVIPLYEGPAPGSENWTHTERENTSNLWNTRIVFNVSRPTLTWFAPEPSRANGTAVIICPGGAFFALSIDSEGFDVARWLAARGVSAFVLKYRLVKCETDDPTREVMTRGPLDAVVAPVVKLAMADGLAAVRHVRQHAAEYKVNPRRVGIMGFSAGGTVAAAVAYNYESTSRPDFVAPIYLAYQWVPRERGVPADAPPMFILAATDDPLRLAPQSVELYQDWTLAGHSAELHLYARGGHGFGMRKQNLPTDRWIERFADWLEMQGWMKPAVNP
- a CDS encoding DUF4173 domain-containing protein, yielding RWPALVPGVVWLGGAILDRTNRLGWNVYRGLSGMLRVWVGWMMVSAVQRLGLYVGLFGLTESRVYAGAFLGWVAAAMVWFGVTVWRGRPERFLIGVWLAGLVWVLVVGACNPQGWVARVNLARAAREGRLDVRYLAGLGADAVPVIVEAWDGLSRGQRMVLEEQLLGRWRRAAGDWRSWNYARWRASRAVRALPNEAAGVGPEE
- the rbsK gene encoding ribokinase, with the translated sequence MPTKPHILVIGSSNTDLVVKVPRLPAPGETVLGGDFASVAGGKGANQAVAAARAGAAVTFVARVGDDAFGRLSLEGLRKEGIHVDYVVTDRQHPSGVALILVAPDGQNSIAVAPGANAHLTPADVHHAAAAFRSARLVVIQLEIPMPAVQSALELAAHHRVPVLLNPAPARPIPTDWFRHITFLVPNAKEAGALTGIEVTDPDTAIRAAARLRHKGVAHVIVTLGDQGVVLDAPRLHKHLPAHRVHAVDTTAAGDVFCGALAVAWTEGRPLLEAVHFAQAAAAISVTRFGAQRSAPTRAEIERFLHEHPPASAHSVPRQQA
- a CDS encoding CBS domain-containing protein; its protein translation is MDLGALPRRIGDRGRELWQRWPRRTRAVVHAPITGLLIVFEMTHEFALVPALMVGALVSQAISRRMSRHNFYDALLVQDGHRLEHLVPPWDLREWQERPVTTLMTPRPVVATSLEAEALRKLLRSHPYERFPVMLEGRLSGVLTRQEAETAWKERRPPRLQKALVCGPATSIREAQRLLLDSPLGMLVVCDGSGRVPVGILTLHDLLRAQIAWAEGTALPEGLGGF
- a CDS encoding immunoglobulin domain-containing protein; amino-acid sequence: MHQLPRFLLLFLAWVCSWVRADSAVPEIRHQDFGYRLPAPEDLGLWWCEAARKVARDRALPTAPTAAVALEAARNEYESFQLVICPRSDLTLQALRVGPWTGNAPDGSDLIRDFPCTIHVVEYVPVLAPSDSWGAAGDWPDVLVPFSPNLALPADRHQPVFITLFIPPDTPAGLYTGALELEFEGDPPVQVPLQLRVFDFTLPEATHTRTAYYSDVHVDPTWHRLATPEQRQQTWDLYMQMYRRYRIAPYSPHLYAPITWSYTNGTLNVDFGPFDAVMSRYLDEFGFNAFNLFGHKSPPFPNPLGGYYAYSTNWFVRFSELMDRIGHHLRLRGWMDRAYCYWADEPQGPRFNEIITGMDALRAAAPDLQRLLTFNTPPAEPYDTSLNGRVDIWTPMAHLAVTPRFTNRPALGEELWWYVAVAPTAPYPNYFIDHPAVAHRIRFWAQKVHGVTGDLYYAINMWMGRNPWEVTRTWDWSPANGDGVLVYPPTRVPPSQPVIAAPLPTLRLEQVRDGLEDLEYFWLADQWLERATHEHGPESPIVNQLRWALSNALAMVPHVSRVQMDVPAMLNARRALAEAIEAAEDGRLWWVTEPVDRAAGPGERCVLSGEALGWPPPVYQWFLNHQPIPGATNRHLVVESFGPEAEGVYYLVAANSRGALTSRLARVWGTWSRAPIIVQQPRGRVVPEGASVVLTVAAVPEEVLGYQWYRDGEPLSQPTATNAALDLGRVTTADSGNYSVVVWNAQGSVTSEVATVIVAGFWSTRTLVSNVQPWSVWLDPSPPPDDWLSAGFDDSDWTVFQAPLGFGRSNLVTVLDPRHARLPPTMALRTGFYAHWRPGSTPTLQVVAADGVAVYLNGHRVHTSGVPEGTEPPWGPATAPAPPDADPVSVPIPAEALVPGWNTLAVTFHRFVADDPPVAWWSFDDPDGWGQDELQGHPLTLRGAGPALVPGIAGWAVTNAGAQGWLETADSPAFQIQGPFTVGGWFAFGQQTGDDPASIAIEKPDEWALYYTGTRLNRYRFRLGTTEVQDPTSGTVSGQWRFVVAWFDGTNASIQVDGGPVTSVPVQPPAPGREPVRLLRRTGPLGGFAADEVFFYNRVLSAEERSQLRQHGVARLVQTQSARFYFQLRLTGEVATPPVLTGAVARLIHPAGRSAWLSLGAVSAWPVRYFWLKDGEPLPGATQGLLRWDALQPGDTGWYSLVASNIGGAVTSAPVRVAVVLPPQLHLIRSIKTGTWQLAWSHTVPDVTGILETSTNLTEWTEVQRWRPWQWPSEPALTVPAAENQRFYRLRLEW
- a CDS encoding serine hydrolase; protein product: MLEPIRAELGLPSLAAAVVYQGRLVAVGATGVRRAGGQSHVTPEDKYHLGSLTKSMTATLAGRLVAQGKIRWDTTLAEVFPDRADRLDPGYRNVTLEQLLAHRAGVPAALDEGGLWSRLWNRSEPPRLQRLYLLDQVTRRPPVAPPGTRFLYSNAGYAIAGAMLEQVADRPWEDLMRKEIFEPLGMRSAGFGPPARPGEEDQPWGHVPDGKRYRPIPPGPGADNPPAIAPAGAVHGSLPDLARYVQCHLRGARGEACLVPPEVFARLHRPAGDETRALGWVVVSRDWAGGKALTHAGSNTTFFAVIWMAPARDFAVMVASNAGGPGAERGCDRAAWELIRRHLLKTEPERP